From Methanobacteriaceae archaeon, one genomic window encodes:
- a CDS encoding undecaprenyl-phosphate glucose phosphotransferase, which translates to MIKENQKLLNLALVLIDVLVIALALLCSLWLRFKTTLFGPLGGHLGFVSYFLFFAFAIIPVYLILYFAFGLYKPRRTYKNIFSEATQLIKVNIVAFIVLVSILFIINQPNFSRIMLILLAMISTFFAIIERFTIRAFLRRIRINNKNIKHILIVGDNELAFKFARKIRENPYMGFVVSGFLGRQDHIGREIEGSSIIGSFSDIDAILDKNRFDRVVLAIPLQYYDKINDLVESCERVGIKAEIIPDYIRYFPAQPSVDMVDDIPIINIRYVPLDDDFNKFLKYLSDYIISIIAIIITSPIMLITAIAIKLSSKGPIIFKQERIGHNGKPFMMYKFRSMKVQDPDEEKSEWTTKDDPRKTKVGEIIRKTSIDELPQFFNVVKGDMSVVGPRPERPYFVKQFKETVPKYMVKHQVRPGLTGWAQIHGCRGDTSIKKRIEYDIEYVENWHLGLDLGIMIKTVLKKNHNAY; encoded by the coding sequence ATGATTAAAGAAAACCAAAAATTATTGAATTTAGCATTGGTTTTAATTGATGTTTTAGTTATTGCATTGGCACTTCTTTGTTCTTTATGGTTAAGATTCAAAACTACTCTTTTTGGACCTCTTGGAGGACATTTAGGATTTGTAAGTTATTTTTTATTCTTTGCTTTTGCAATAATTCCTGTTTATTTAATTTTATATTTCGCGTTTGGCCTTTATAAGCCCCGTAGAACTTATAAAAATATATTTTCAGAAGCTACCCAATTAATTAAGGTAAACATTGTTGCATTTATTGTATTAGTGTCAATTTTGTTTATCATAAATCAACCTAACTTTTCAAGGATTATGTTGATTTTATTAGCTATGATTTCAACTTTCTTTGCAATCATTGAAAGATTTACAATCAGGGCTTTTTTAAGAAGAATACGCATTAACAACAAAAATATTAAGCATATTCTCATTGTTGGAGATAATGAACTAGCTTTCAAATTTGCACGTAAGATTCGTGAAAATCCATATATGGGATTTGTTGTAAGTGGTTTTTTAGGACGCCAAGATCATATTGGACGTGAAATTGAAGGAAGCAGTATCATTGGATCTTTTTCAGATATTGATGCAATTCTTGATAAAAACAGATTTGACAGAGTTGTTTTAGCTATTCCTTTACAATATTATGATAAAATCAATGATCTTGTGGAAAGCTGTGAGAGAGTTGGAATTAAAGCGGAGATTATTCCTGATTATATCAGATATTTCCCTGCTCAGCCTTCTGTAGATATGGTTGATGACATTCCTATTATTAATATCAGATATGTTCCTTTAGATGATGATTTCAATAAATTCTTGAAATATCTCTCAGACTACATCATATCAATAATTGCAATTATTATTACATCACCAATCATGTTAATAACTGCTATTGCAATTAAATTGTCTTCCAAAGGACCTATTATATTCAAACAGGAAAGAATAGGTCATAACGGTAAACCTTTCATGATGTATAAATTCCGTAGTATGAAAGTCCAAGATCCTGATGAGGAAAAGTCTGAATGGACAACAAAAGATGACCCAAGAAAAACCAAAGTTGGGGAAATTATAAGAAAAACCAGTATTGATGAATTACCTCAATTTTTCAATGTAGTGAAAGGTGATATGAGTGTTGTAGGTCCAAGACCTGAAAGACCATATTTTGTTAAACAATTCAAGGAAACTGTTCCTAAATACATGGTTAAACATCAAGTTAGACCTGGATTAACTGGTTGGGCTCAAATTCATGGTTGTCGTGGAGATACCTCAATTAAAAAACGTATTGAATATGATATTGAATATGTAGAAAACTGGCATTTAGGTTTAGACTTAGGTATTATGATTAAAACTGTATTAAAGAAAAATCATAATGCATATTAA
- a CDS encoding glycosyltransferase family 2 protein: MDLSVVIVNYQTFELTKNTINSIFENECSFEYEILVVDNASSDDSLAKLKEYFGDKVTFIASKENNGFAAGNNQALRIAKGKYVLLLNSDTIVWENTLNNIYNYMENHEDVGACGCRVVLENGELDKACKRSFPNVKNSFFRLFHIPTKSKDNDYNLDNLPDDEIYEIDCLTGAFMFMRSEALNQSGFLDETFFMYGEDIDLCYRIKKAGWKIIYYGESKITHLKGASSKKQKSKLIYEFYRAMYIYYKKHHADESSFIVNIVVYIGIAVLCILKLFLNLFKKKD; the protein is encoded by the coding sequence ATGGACCTTTCAGTCGTAATTGTAAACTATCAAACATTTGAACTAACAAAAAATACTATTAATTCTATTTTTGAAAATGAATGTTCATTTGAATATGAGATTTTGGTAGTTGACAATGCATCCAGTGACGATAGCCTTGCAAAGCTAAAAGAATATTTTGGCGATAAAGTAACATTTATTGCATCAAAAGAAAATAACGGTTTTGCAGCAGGAAATAATCAGGCTTTAAGGATTGCAAAAGGTAAATATGTTCTTCTTTTAAATTCAGATACAATTGTTTGGGAAAATACATTAAATAACATCTACAACTATATGGAAAATCATGAAGATGTCGGTGCATGCGGATGCAGAGTTGTTTTAGAAAACGGTGAACTTGACAAAGCATGTAAAAGGAGTTTTCCAAACGTTAAAAATTCATTTTTCAGATTGTTTCATATTCCAACAAAAAGCAAAGACAATGACTATAACTTAGATAATCTTCCTGATGATGAAATCTATGAAATTGACTGTCTTACCGGAGCATTTATGTTTATGAGAAGTGAGGCACTAAACCAGTCAGGTTTTCTTGATGAAACATTTTTCATGTATGGTGAAGATATTGACCTTTGTTATAGGATTAAAAAAGCAGGCTGGAAGATTATATACTATGGAGAATCTAAAATTACCCATTTAAAAGGTGCAAGCAGTAAAAAACAAAAATCCAAATTGATTTATGAGTTTTACAGAGCAATGTACATTTATTATAAAAAACATCATGCAGACGAGTCTTCATTTATAGTCAATATTGTAGTCTATATTGGGATTGCTGTTTTATGTATTTTAAAGCTATTTTTAAATTTATTTAAAAAGAAAGATTAA
- a CDS encoding glycosyltransferase family 2 protein produces MKVSVVTPNYNGERFLKTFLESLNEDSEYIGEVIIIDNGSSDSSIDYLKNNKFNFPLVLIENKENVGFSPAVNQGIRKAKNSLIFLINNDTEIKKGSIKKLIDLITSSDDIFSVQAKMLQYNNKDLIDDVGDEYNLLAWTKKVGENHKSSEYVEVRDIFSSCAGAAMYNKSILEEIGLFDDNFFAYMEDVDLAIRSRINGYRNLLCPEAIVYHIGSATSGSRYNEFKVKLAARNNVWVVYKNIPIPLKILNFVFLFLGFLIKYIFFCKKGFGKTYRAGLREGLSTRSKIDKVKFESKNTKNYFKLEFRLIINTIKFLKR; encoded by the coding sequence ATGAAAGTTTCTGTTGTTACACCTAATTATAATGGGGAAAGATTTTTAAAAACATTCTTAGAGTCCCTTAATGAAGATAGTGAGTATATTGGTGAAGTTATCATTATAGATAACGGGTCTAGTGACTCTAGTATTGACTATCTTAAAAATAATAAGTTCAATTTCCCGTTGGTTTTAATTGAAAACAAAGAAAATGTAGGTTTTTCACCAGCGGTTAACCAGGGGATAAGAAAAGCTAAAAACAGTCTTATATTTTTAATTAACAATGATACAGAAATTAAAAAAGGATCAATTAAAAAATTAATCGATTTAATAACTTCCAGCGATGATATTTTCTCAGTTCAGGCTAAAATGCTTCAATATAACAATAAAGACTTAATTGATGATGTAGGGGATGAATACAATCTTCTTGCATGGACTAAAAAAGTAGGGGAAAATCATAAATCCAGTGAATATGTTGAAGTAAGAGATATTTTTTCAAGCTGTGCTGGAGCTGCAATGTATAATAAATCAATTTTAGAAGAAATAGGTTTATTTGATGATAACTTCTTTGCATATATGGAAGATGTTGATTTAGCTATTAGATCAAGGATTAACGGATATAGAAACCTTTTATGTCCTGAAGCTATTGTTTATCATATTGGAAGTGCAACTTCAGGAAGCAGATATAATGAATTCAAGGTCAAATTAGCGGCCCGTAATAATGTATGGGTAGTTTATAAAAATATTCCAATTCCACTAAAAATTCTAAATTTTGTTTTCCTGTTTTTAGGATTTTTAATTAAATACATATTCTTTTGCAAAAAAGGCTTTGGTAAAACTTACAGGGCTGGGTTACGTGAAGGATTATCTACTAGAAGTAAGATAGATAAGGTTAAATTTGAATCCAAAAATACAAAAAACTATTTTAAACTTGAATTCAGATTAATAATAAACACTATTAAATTTTTAAAAAGATGA
- a CDS encoding glycosyltransferase family A protein, whose amino-acid sequence MDNIKVSVIVPVYNSCEYIGTTLDSIINQDFEDFEVIVIDDGSSDNSLEIIEEKLSKSNISHNIVHQDNYGVSCARNRGIELARGEYIVFVDADDYIQKNHLSELYNGKTDFSLVQLVKKEKNNISNPYKFETQSISCEDFIKMELNMEIPFSFCQLMYKKSIIDENNIRFTPDVVYGEDTEFALKALVFGDVISISNEATYCYIQHENSAIRTSNFRRFYIVDVFENLAKYYKKHGKDELADLIITSRIPKAIFGNMNYFFVNNYDFDEVLSQMKELDLFTKLSKFEGDSKFKLKIKLFLLSPKNYYKIWKKLKNSID is encoded by the coding sequence ATGGATAATATTAAGGTTAGTGTAATCGTTCCAGTTTATAATAGTTGTGAGTATATAGGTACCACACTTGATTCAATAATTAATCAGGATTTTGAGGATTTTGAAGTTATTGTCATAGATGATGGCTCTAGCGACAACAGTCTTGAAATAATTGAAGAAAAATTATCCAAATCAAATATAAGTCACAATATAGTTCACCAGGATAATTATGGTGTAAGCTGTGCAAGAAATCGTGGAATTGAACTTGCACGTGGTGAATATATTGTTTTTGTTGACGCAGATGATTATATACAAAAAAATCATTTATCAGAATTATACAATGGAAAAACTGATTTCAGTTTAGTACAGTTAGTTAAAAAAGAAAAAAATAATATTTCTAATCCTTACAAGTTTGAAACTCAATCAATTTCTTGTGAAGATTTTATAAAAATGGAATTGAATATGGAAATTCCTTTCTCATTTTGTCAGTTAATGTATAAAAAAAGTATTATTGATGAGAATAATATCAGATTCACACCAGATGTTGTATATGGTGAAGATACAGAGTTTGCACTTAAAGCATTAGTTTTTGGAGATGTTATTTCCATTAGTAATGAAGCAACATACTGTTATATCCAGCATGAGAATTCAGCTATTAGAACATCTAATTTCAGACGTTTTTATATTGTAGATGTATTTGAAAATTTAGCAAAATACTACAAAAAGCATGGAAAAGATGAATTAGCTGATTTAATAATAACATCAAGAATACCAAAAGCTATTTTTGGAAATATGAATTATTTTTTTGTAAACAATTATGATTTTGATGAAGTACTCTCACAAATGAAAGAATTAGACTTATTTACAAAATTATCCAAGTTTGAAGGAGATTCTAAATTCAAACTTAAAATAAAGTTATTCTTATTAAGTCCAAAGAATTATTATAAAATATGGAAAAAACTTAAAAATTCAATTGATTAA
- a CDS encoding CDP-glycerol glycerophosphotransferase family protein: MSYIAHKFYGALFNLFKSTKINNNKVSFIIDSKESFKGNLDYIKKEFENRGNFDFHYFYKDKFSISSFKKLSSSKFIFLNDNFFPLAFMNFNPETVVVQLWHAPGASKKFGGSVDIQSREILEKISNKTDYLIVTSNNVKKYYKEAFQISESKIKSLGLPRMDYYFENHDVDKLKSKFLKDNNFPTDKKIVLYAPTFRDDEKYNNVFNYLNLDEFNRVLGDEYVLSLRLHPKIKDFYKEDIISKGSYIDASNYECEQELMLISDILITDYSSIMIEFVALDKPAIFFTYDLDSYLSNERGFYYDFEKTVPGPIVYTSDELINVIKNEEFDKSKISEFTKTQFDVIDGDSSKRVVDFLLK, translated from the coding sequence ATGAGTTATATAGCCCATAAATTTTATGGTGCTTTATTTAATTTATTTAAAAGCACCAAAATTAATAATAACAAAGTTTCATTTATCATTGATTCAAAAGAATCCTTTAAAGGTAACTTAGATTATATTAAAAAGGAATTTGAGAATCGTGGAAACTTTGATTTTCACTATTTTTACAAGGATAAATTTTCTATTAGTAGTTTCAAAAAGCTCTCTAGTTCAAAATTCATATTCCTAAATGACAATTTTTTCCCGCTTGCTTTTATGAATTTCAATCCTGAAACTGTTGTTGTTCAGTTATGGCATGCTCCAGGTGCTTCTAAGAAGTTCGGAGGATCTGTAGATATTCAAAGCAGAGAAATTCTTGAAAAAATCTCTAATAAAACAGATTATTTAATTGTCACTTCAAATAATGTTAAAAAATATTATAAGGAAGCTTTCCAGATATCTGAGAGTAAAATTAAATCATTAGGCCTTCCTCGTATGGACTACTATTTTGAAAATCATGATGTAGACAAATTAAAATCAAAATTTTTAAAAGACAACAATTTCCCAACAGATAAGAAAATTGTATTGTATGCTCCAACATTTAGAGATGATGAAAAATACAATAATGTATTTAATTACTTGAATTTAGATGAATTTAACCGTGTTTTAGGTGATGAGTATGTTTTATCCTTAAGACTTCACCCTAAAATCAAAGACTTCTACAAAGAGGATATTATATCCAAAGGAAGCTATATTGATGCAAGTAATTATGAATGTGAACAGGAATTAATGCTTATAAGTGATATCTTAATTACTGATTATTCGTCTATTATGATAGAATTTGTGGCTTTGGATAAGCCTGCTATATTTTTCACATATGATTTGGATAGCTATTTGTCAAATGAACGTGGATTTTACTATGATTTTGAAAAAACCGTTCCAGGACCAATTGTTTATACCTCTGATGAATTAATAAATGTAATTAAAAATGAGGAATTTGATAAAAGCAAAATATCTGAATTTACTAAGACACAATTTGATGTAATTGATGGTGATTCATCTAAAAGAGTTGTCGACTTTCTATTAAAATAA
- the rfbB gene encoding dTDP-glucose 4,6-dehydratase, whose protein sequence is MSRILVTGGAGFIGSNFIRYMVNKYSEYEIINLDDLTYCGNLENLKDIENKDNYSFVKGNICDKAVVDELVEKSDYVINFAAESHVDRSISDPEIFIKSNVLGTQVLLNAAKQYGVEKYIQISTDEVYGSLGKTGYFKETTPLQPNSPYSASKASGDLITRSYGETFGLPINITRCSNNYGPFQFPEKLIPLMISNALEDKKLPVYGDGKNVRDWLHVYDHCQAIDLVLHDGKLGEVYNIGGNNEKQNIEIVKLILSQLDKDESLIEFVTDRLGHDRRYAIDSNKIQNDLGWSPKYSFDVGIEQTIQWYLDNQNWTNQIKSGEYKEYYEKMYSCR, encoded by the coding sequence ATGTCAAGAATACTTGTTACCGGTGGAGCAGGGTTTATTGGAAGTAATTTTATCAGATATATGGTCAATAAATACTCTGAATATGAAATTATTAACTTAGATGATTTAACATACTGTGGAAACCTTGAAAACTTAAAGGATATAGAAAATAAGGATAACTATTCTTTTGTTAAAGGAAACATTTGTGATAAAGCAGTAGTTGATGAACTGGTTGAAAAATCAGATTATGTTATTAATTTTGCTGCTGAGAGTCATGTTGACAGAAGTATTAGTGATCCTGAAATCTTTATTAAATCAAATGTTTTGGGAACACAGGTTTTGTTAAATGCAGCTAAACAGTATGGTGTTGAAAAATATATTCAGATTTCAACAGATGAAGTTTATGGAAGCTTAGGAAAAACAGGATACTTCAAAGAAACTACTCCTTTACAGCCAAACAGTCCATATTCTGCTTCAAAAGCAAGTGGAGATTTAATTACCCGATCTTATGGTGAAACATTTGGTTTACCGATAAATATTACTCGCTGTTCTAATAACTATGGTCCTTTCCAGTTTCCGGAAAAACTTATTCCATTAATGATTTCAAACGCATTGGAGGATAAAAAACTTCCAGTATATGGCGATGGTAAGAATGTAAGAGATTGGTTACATGTCTATGACCACTGTCAAGCTATTGATTTGGTTCTTCACGATGGTAAGCTTGGTGAAGTTTATAATATTGGTGGAAATAACGAAAAACAAAATATTGAAATTGTTAAATTAATTTTAAGCCAATTAGACAAAGATGAGTCATTAATTGAATTTGTAACCGATAGATTGGGTCATGACAGACGCTATGCAATTGACTCAAATAAAATCCAAAATGACCTTGGTTGGAGCCCAAAGTATTCATTTGACGTTGGTATTGAACAGACAATCCAATGGTACTTGGATAATCAAAACTGGACCAATCAAATCAAAAGTGGCGAATATAAAGAGTATTATGAAAAAATGTATTCATGCAGATAA
- the rfbC gene encoding dTDP-4-dehydrorhamnose 3,5-epimerase, with product MGKFNFIKTDIDGMFMVEPTVFEDDRGYFMETYHEQEFKDAGYDLTFVQDNQSKSTKGVLRGLHLQVKYPQGKLVRVIKGEVFDVGVDLRADSPTYGKWFGAILSDENKRQLYIPPKFAHGFLVLSDEAEFVYKCTEFYHGEDESGIKWDDEDIAIDWPLDGIDEVILSEKDKQWLSFKQSQIKYE from the coding sequence ATGGGAAAATTTAATTTTATAAAAACAGACATTGATGGAATGTTTATGGTAGAACCTACTGTTTTTGAAGATGACAGAGGATATTTTATGGAAACATACCATGAACAGGAATTTAAGGATGCTGGTTATGACTTGACATTTGTTCAGGATAATCAATCAAAATCAACTAAAGGAGTATTAAGAGGCTTACACTTGCAAGTAAAATACCCTCAGGGCAAATTAGTCCGTGTTATTAAGGGAGAAGTCTTTGATGTTGGTGTTGATTTAAGAGCTGACTCTCCAACTTATGGTAAATGGTTTGGAGCTATCTTGTCTGATGAAAATAAAAGACAATTGTATATTCCTCCTAAATTTGCTCATGGATTTTTAGTATTGTCTGATGAAGCTGAATTCGTGTATAAATGTACAGAATTCTATCACGGCGAAGATGAAAGTGGAATTAAATGGGATGATGAAGATATTGCTATTGACTGGCCATTAGATGGAATTGATGAAGTAATTTTATCCGAAAAGGATAAACAATGGCTAAGCTTTAAGCAATCTCAAATTAAATATGAGTGA
- the rfbA gene encoding glucose-1-phosphate thymidylyltransferase RfbA, with the protein MKGIVLAGGSGTRLYPITKAVSKQLLPLYDKPMIYYPISVLMLAGIKEILIISTPRDLPMYKDLLGDGESLGIKFSYAVQDDPNGLAEAFIIGEEFIGDDNVALILGDNVFHGHRFTEILERATKLEEGAVIFGYYTNNPKAFGVVEFDKEWNVISVEEKPENPKSNYIVPGLYFYDNDVIEIAKNVEPSPRGEVEITSINEEYLKRGKLKVELLGRGMAWLDTGTHEGLLEAANFIETIQKRQGLYIACLEEIAYYKGYITKEQLLETAEELKKTDYGEYLFNLAKK; encoded by the coding sequence ATGAAAGGTATTGTACTTGCAGGAGGTTCTGGAACTCGTCTTTATCCTATTACAAAAGCTGTTTCAAAACAATTATTGCCTTTATATGATAAACCTATGATTTATTATCCTATTTCTGTTTTAATGCTTGCTGGGATTAAGGAAATATTAATTATTTCAACTCCTAGGGACTTACCGATGTATAAGGATCTTTTAGGTGACGGTGAAAGTTTAGGAATTAAATTCTCATATGCTGTTCAAGACGACCCTAACGGACTTGCTGAAGCATTTATCATTGGTGAAGAATTTATTGGTGATGATAATGTTGCTTTAATTTTAGGAGATAACGTATTTCATGGACACAGATTTACAGAAATCCTTGAAAGGGCAACTAAACTAGAAGAAGGAGCAGTAATTTTCGGATACTACACAAACAATCCTAAAGCTTTTGGTGTTGTTGAATTTGATAAGGAGTGGAATGTAATTTCAGTTGAAGAAAAACCTGAAAATCCTAAATCAAATTATATTGTTCCTGGGCTTTATTTCTATGATAACGATGTAATTGAAATTGCCAAAAACGTTGAACCTTCCCCAAGAGGTGAAGTTGAAATAACTTCAATTAATGAAGAGTATTTAAAACGTGGAAAGCTTAAAGTTGAGCTATTGGGAAGAGGAATGGCCTGGCTTGATACAGGAACTCATGAAGGACTTCTGGAAGCTGCAAACTTCATTGAAACAATTCAAAAAAGACAGGGATTATACATTGCATGTCTTGAAGAGATTGCTTATTATAAAGGATATATCACAAAAGAGCAATTACTTGAAACTGCAGAAGAACTTAAAAAAACAGATTATGGCGAATATTTATTTAATTTAGCTAAAAAGTGA
- the rfbD gene encoding dTDP-4-dehydrorhamnose reductase, which produces MKILITGSNGMLGFDLKEVLSDKHELILTTSKTLDITDKNHTLEFILSQKPDIVINSAAYTDVDGCEENKQHAYDVNAEGVRNLALACKQSGSVLVHISTDYVFNGKNDRPWVEDDKTGPISVYGKTKLEGEQAIKEILDEYFIIRTAWLYGVNGRNFPKTMLELAKNHSEITVVYDEVGSPTYTLDLARAIGELIETDFYGVYHLTNSGSCSWCEFARYIFEVADVDVNVVPVTAKQFARPAPRPSYSVLENKNWTDKGFKPLRNYKDAISEYIELIDF; this is translated from the coding sequence ATGAAGATTTTAATAACTGGTTCTAATGGAATGTTAGGATTTGACTTAAAAGAAGTTTTATCAGATAAGCATGAGCTAATACTCACAACTTCTAAGACATTGGATATCACTGATAAAAATCACACCTTGGAGTTTATTTTAAGCCAAAAACCTGATATTGTAATAAACTCTGCTGCATACACTGATGTTGATGGCTGTGAAGAAAATAAACAGCATGCTTATGATGTAAATGCAGAAGGTGTAAGAAACCTTGCTTTAGCATGTAAGCAATCTGGCAGTGTTTTAGTTCATATAAGTACAGACTATGTTTTCAACGGTAAAAACGACAGACCGTGGGTAGAAGATGATAAAACAGGACCAATAAGTGTTTATGGAAAAACAAAACTTGAAGGTGAACAAGCTATTAAGGAAATTCTTGATGAATACTTCATTATTAGAACTGCATGGTTATATGGTGTTAACGGTAGAAATTTCCCTAAAACTATGCTTGAACTTGCTAAAAATCACAGTGAAATAACTGTGGTTTATGATGAAGTTGGATCACCGACCTACACTTTGGATTTGGCCAGAGCTATTGGTGAGCTTATTGAAACTGATTTTTATGGTGTTTATCATTTAACAAACTCTGGAAGCTGCTCCTGGTGTGAATTTGCAAGATATATATTTGAAGTTGCAGATGTTGATGTTAATGTAGTGCCTGTTACAGCAAAGCAGTTTGCCCGTCCAGCACCACGTCCAAGCTATTCAGTACTTGAAAATAAAAACTGGACTGATAAAGGATTTAAACCACTTAGAAATTACAAAGATGCAATCAGTGAGTATATTGAGCTGATTGATTTTTAA
- a CDS encoding nucleotide sugar dehydrogenase, giving the protein MKVCIIGQGYIGLPTAALFSKSDCEVVGVDISPEMVDNLNKGIIHIEEPGIGDLINDAIANNSYSASLTPQKADAFIITVPTPYIVENYSCDLSYVIDACNSILPFLEKGNTVIVESTIAPLSTDEQIKPIFEKAGFTIGKDLFLAHCPERVLPGQIMYELVNNNRIIGGVTPECAKKASEVYGQFVEGELILTEAKTAELSKCMENTFRDVNIALANELAKICAEIGVNALDVIEMANKHPRVNLHSPGPGVGGHCLAIDPYFIYAKAPQQAKIIKLARDTNKSMPDFVCDNVRKIIKEGKIGVLGVSYKGNTDDDRESPAYEIISKLSDDYNIMIHDPHIENPTFVSFEEVVKDSDLILVLCDHDEFKELDYDLIKNSMENPVIFDTKNIIRKVPCDIKLYNYGNLYELN; this is encoded by the coding sequence ATGAAGGTATGTATTATAGGTCAAGGATATATTGGGTTGCCAACTGCAGCTCTTTTTTCAAAAAGTGACTGTGAAGTTGTTGGAGTAGATATCTCACCGGAAATGGTTGATAATTTAAACAAAGGAATTATTCACATTGAAGAACCGGGAATTGGAGACCTAATTAACGATGCAATAGCTAATAATTCATATTCTGCTAGCTTAACACCTCAAAAAGCAGATGCATTCATTATTACTGTGCCAACACCATACATTGTGGAAAACTATAGCTGTGATTTAAGCTATGTTATTGACGCATGTAACTCAATTTTACCGTTCTTGGAAAAAGGAAATACAGTTATTGTTGAATCTACAATTGCTCCGCTTTCAACTGACGAACAAATAAAACCAATTTTTGAAAAAGCAGGTTTTACTATTGGAAAAGACTTGTTCCTTGCACATTGTCCTGAACGAGTTCTTCCGGGTCAAATCATGTATGAATTAGTTAACAACAACCGTATTATCGGAGGAGTAACTCCTGAATGTGCTAAAAAAGCTAGTGAAGTATACGGACAATTTGTTGAAGGTGAATTAATACTTACTGAAGCAAAAACTGCTGAACTATCAAAATGTATGGAAAATACTTTTAGAGATGTAAATATTGCACTTGCAAACGAACTTGCCAAAATCTGTGCTGAAATAGGTGTTAATGCATTAGATGTTATTGAAATGGCAAATAAACATCCAAGAGTAAACTTACATTCCCCAGGACCTGGTGTTGGAGGACACTGCCTTGCTATTGACCCATACTTCATTTATGCAAAAGCTCCACAACAAGCAAAAATCATTAAATTAGCAAGAGATACCAATAAATCCATGCCTGATTTCGTATGTGATAATGTAAGAAAAATCATTAAAGAAGGTAAAATAGGTGTTTTAGGCGTTTCTTATAAAGGAAATACTGATGATGACAGAGAAAGTCCCGCATATGAAATTATTTCCAAATTAAGTGATGATTACAACATTATGATTCATGACCCTCATATTGAAAATCCTACCTTTGTAAGCTTTGAAGAAGTTGTAAAAGACAGTGATTTGATTTTAGTGCTTTGTGATCATGATGAATTCAAAGAACTAGACTATGATTTAATTAAAAATAGTATGGAAAATCCAGTTATCTTTGATACAAAAAATATAATAAGAAAAGTCCCATGTGATATTAAATTATATAATTATGGGAACTTATATGAATTAAACTAA